The following are encoded in a window of Chionomys nivalis chromosome X, mChiNiv1.1, whole genome shotgun sequence genomic DNA:
- the Gprasp2 gene encoding G-protein coupled receptor-associated sorting protein 2: protein MTGAEVETGSQAKPDKKPQEEVMGGANRESEVPMVVRPKVRPQAPATSGAKRKTGSKSSSRARPKSETQSVSGTRPKNNGQTMARARPRSEAQVMPGARPKTDARAVGGARPKTEAKPIPGARPKDDAQVWAQSEFGAEAMSQAERAPLPNAVTWPLVSAASTSVPKSKSLSMDRELVSMNEETFPGAQGQAGLQPWFRPGEETNTGSWCYPRPRVREETSNESGFWSADETSTMSSIWTGEETSIRSWPREETNTRSRHRAKHQTNDRSGPRSKQDSWSGSEDEAGNPFCLWAGENTNDLFRPRASEEANVRPKVRAKRENYFELESEDEFYKESWFLPGEEASRFRRRDKAESNNILKNSNENDVKTSDRVKQESSFEEEVIIGSWFWAEQETGLEAGASAVCESEPGAEEGAIGGALFWNEEKPNLGAVARDEVRPESEEEAIFGSWFWDRDEACFDLNPTPVYRDKSRFRDATEDIDESSRPKTWDEVTFEFKPVLYCGLGFPFEFPFRIFEGDSEDTEAKAKDEELGAEGEGEGEGEEQESGLPPDLPEPEFPFQYDPNYRSVQEIREHLKAKESADPENWSCNCIQCELKIGSAEFEELLLLMDKIRDPFIHEISKIAMGMRTASQFTRDFIRDSGVVSLIETLMNYPSSRGRTNFLENMIHMAPPYPNLNMIETFICQVCEETLAHGLDSVEQLTGMRMLRHLTITTDYHTLIANYMSGFLNLLSTGNERTKFHVLKMLLNLSNNPMVAKKLFSANALSIFVGLFNVEETNDNIQIIIKMFQNISSIVKSGAMSLIDEDFCLEPLVSAFHEFEELAKRLQIQIDDLDDPEEGQ, encoded by the coding sequence ATGACTGGGGCAGAAGTTGAAACTGGCTCTCAGGCCAAACCTGATAAGAAGCCTCAGGAAGAGGTTATGGGTGGGGCCAATCGAGAAAGTGAAGTCCCTATGGTGGTCAGACCCAAAGTCAGGCCCCAGGCTCCAGCCACTAGTGGGGCAAAGCGCAAAACTGGGAGTAAATCTTCATCTCGGGCAAGGCCTAAATCTGAAACCCAGTCAGTGTCTGGAACAAGGCCTAAAAATAATGGCCAGACAATGGCTAGGGCAAGGCCTAGATCTGAGGCCCAGGTAATGCCTGGTGCCAGGCCCAAAACCGATGCCAGGGCAGTAGGTGGTGCTCGCCCTAAGACTGAGGCCAAGCCAATCCCCGGAGCACGACCTAAGGATGATGCCCAGGTGTGGGCCCAGAGTGAGTTTGGGGCTGAGGCAATGTCACAGGCTGAGAGAGCACCCTTACCTAATGCTGTCACGTGGCCCCTGGTCAGTGCTGCGTCTACATCAGTTCCCAAATCCAAGAGTCTCTCTATGGATAGAGAACTGGTCAGTATGAATGAGGAAACCTTTCCTGGGGCCCAGGGTCAGGCTGGACTCCAGCCCTGGTTTAGACCTGGAGAAGAGACTAATACAGGTTCTTGGTGTTATCCCAGGCCTAGAGTAAGGGAGGAGACCTCTAATGAGTCTGGGTTTTGGTCAGCAGATGAAACTTCTACAATGTCTTCTATCTGGACTGGAGAGGAGACCAGTATCAGATCCTGGCCAAGGGAGGAGACAAATACTAGGTCCAGGCACAGGGCTAAACATCAGACTAATGACAGGTCCGGGCCCCGATCCAAACAAGATTCTTGGTCTGGGTCTGAGGATGAGGCAGGCAACCCATTCTGCCTTTGGGCTGGAGAAAATACCAATGACTTGTTTAGGCCCAGAGCCAGCGAAGAGGCAAATGTGCGACCTAAGGTCAGGGCAAAGAGAGAGAACTATTTTGAATTGGAATCTGAAGATGAGTTTTACAAAGAGTCCTGGTTTTTGCCTGGGGAAGAAGCTAGTAGGTTCAGGCGCAGAGACAAGGCAGAGTCTAATAATATCTTGAAAAACAGCAACGAAAATGATGTTAAAACCAGTGACAGGGTCAAACAAGAATCCAGCTTTGAGGAGGAAGTCATTATTGGATCCTGGTTCTGGGCAGAACAGGAGACTGGTTTGGAGGCTGGAGCTTCAGCAGTCTGTGAATCTGAACCAGGGGCTGAAGAGGGAGCCATTGGTGGAGCTCTGTTTTGGAATGAAGAAAAGCCCAATTTGGGGGCTGTGGCCAGAGATGAGGTCAGGCCTGAGTCTGAAGAAGAGGCCATATTTGGGTCCTGGTTCTGGGATAGAGATGAGGCCTGCTTTGACCTAAATCCTACCCCTGTATACAGGGATAAGAGCAGGTTCAGAGATGCAACTGAAGACATTGATGAATCATCCAGGCCCAAAACCTGGGATGAGGTTACTTTTGAATTCAAACCTGTTCTTTACTGTGGGCTTGGCTTCCCTTTTGAATTCCCCTTTAGAATATTTGAAGGGGATTCTGAAGATACTGAGGCAAAAGCCAAGGATGAGGAACTTGGtgcagaaggggaaggggaaggggaaggggaagagcagGAATCTGGCCTTCCGCCTGATCTGCCTGAACCTGAGTTCCCATTTCAGTATGATCCCAATTACCGATCAGTCCAGGAGATTCGAGAGCACCTTAAGGCCAAGGAAAGTGCAGACCCTGAGAACTGGTCTTGCAACTGCATACAGTGCGAGCTTAAAATTGGCTCTGCAGAATTTGAGGAACTCCTTTTGCTAATGGATAAAATTCGCGATCCTTTTATCCATGAAATCTCTAAAATTGCAATGGGTATGAGAACTGCTTCTCAGTTTACCCGCGATTTCATTCGAGATTCTGGTGTTGTCTCACTGATTGAAACCCTGATGAATTATCCTTCCTCCCGAGGTAGGACTAATTTTTTGGAAAATATGATCCACATGGCTCCACCTTATCCAAATCTAAACATGATTGAGACCTTTATATGCCAAGTGTGTGAGGAAACCCTTGCACATGGTTTGGATTCCGTTGAGCAGCTCACTGGAATGAGGATGCTTAGACACCTCACTATAACTACTGATTATCACACACTGATTGCCAATTACATGTCTGGATTTCTCAACTTATTAAGCACAGGCAATGAAAGAACAAAGTTTCATGTTCTAAAAATGCTGTTGAACTTGTCTAACAATCCTATGGTGGCAAAAAAACTATTCAGTGCCAATGCTCTGTCCATATTTGTGGGTCTCTTTAACGTAGAGGAAACAAATGATAACATTCagattattattaaaatgtttcagAATATCAGTAGTATTGTAAAAAGTGGCGCAATGTCTTTAATTGATGAAGATTTCTGTCTTGAACCACTTGTTTCTGCATTCCACGAGTTTGAAGAGCTAGCTAAACGGCTGCAAATCCAAATAGACGATCTGGATGACCCCGAGGAGGGACAGTAA